Proteins co-encoded in one Micropterus dolomieu isolate WLL.071019.BEF.003 ecotype Adirondacks linkage group LG19, ASM2129224v1, whole genome shotgun sequence genomic window:
- the rpl39 gene encoding 60S ribosomal protein L39, translated as MSSHKTFRIKRFLAKKQKQNRPIPQWIRMKTGNKIRYNSKRRHWRRTKLGL; from the exons ATG TCGTCCCACAAGACTTTCAGAATCAAGCGCTTCCTCGCCAAGAAGCAGAAACAGAACAGGCCCATTCCTCAGTGGATCAGAATGAAGACTGGGAACAAGATCAG GTACAACTCCAAGAGGAGACACTGGAGGAGAACCAAGCTTGGCCTGTAA
- the sowahd gene encoding ankyrin repeat domain-containing protein SOWAHD, producing the protein MYESRSDDAGCDSTGSEPAVSNADAHDSGTSRQGSVVERLSRYGMQVMPSAFQRRSRLQRQQEVIDSSAQGGFQTEAPERGSLTPAMRKKYLKELLLSDPSHSGFSSVLSSQTRSVCSEQDADWALNPMEHAWMLSAVEGNYDTILEFISADPYLLTRKDFISGYSVLHWLAKRGHDETLLKLLRYAESAGIPVNVNLRGSGGLTPLHVASMQGQYMVIKLLVGAFSASVDAMDYNGKRAWQYLKGDAPPEMKELLGTWDEEHSCGCAQNVNKNANNNSAGAMNLTAYDEVDGGETAEANSFTRTKRSGGSWRFGSLRKLLPSFSLFGNKN; encoded by the coding sequence ATGTATGAGAGCAGATCGGATGATGCTGGATGTGACTCAACTGGATCGGAACCAGCTGTCAGCAATGCCGACGCCCACGACAGCGGGACATCCAGACAGGGAAGCGTTGTGGAGCGACTTTCGAGATATGGCATGCAGGTCATGCCCAGCGCTTTCCAGCGTAGGTCGAGGCTGCAGAGGCAACAAGAAGTCATTGACAGCTCCGCACAGGGGGGGTTCCAGACTGAGGCTCCGGAGAGAGGCTCGCTCACACCCGCTATGCGTAAGAAATACCTGAAAGAGTTGCTTCTGAGCGACCCATCGCATAGCGGGTTTAGCAGCGTGCTGTCCTCGCAAACTCGCAGTGTGTGCTCCGAGCAGGACGCGGACTGGGCTTTGAATCCGATGGAGCACGCATGGATGCTGTCTGCAGTGGAGGGAAACTATGACACCATACTGGAGTTCATCTCCGCGGACCCCTATCTGTTAACCAGGAAGGATTTCATCAGCGGGTACTCGGTCTTGCACTGGTTGGCCAAGAGAGGACACGACGAGACTTTGCTTAAACTTCTGCGGTACGCGGAAAGTGCGGGGATCCCCGTGAACGTGAACCTGCGAGGCAGCGGCGGGCTCACCCCGCTGCACGTTGCCAGCATGCAAGGTCAGTACATGGTCATCAAGCTGCTGGTCGGAGCGTTCAGTGCCAGCGTCGATGCCATGGACTACAATGGGAAAAGAGCCTGGCAGTATCTGAAGGGAGACGCCCCGCCGGAGATGAAGGAGCTGCTGGGGACCTGGGACGAGGAGCACAGCTGTGGGTGTGcgcaaaatgtcaacaaaaacgCCAACAACAACAGCGCCGGCGCAATGAACTTAACCGCATATGATGAGGTCGACGGTGGAGAGACTGCTGAAGCGAACTCCTTTACCCGGACTAAGAGGAGTGGTGGCAGCTGGAGGTTTGGGTCTTTAAGGAAGCTGCTACCCTCGTTTTCGTTATTTGGAAACAAAAACTGA
- the pttg1 gene encoding securin, with protein sequence MANIIFAERENACLHPPALKMRQRLQSAPEKLLKSPMIAKTFNTPLPSSRKAFGAINKKISTPAVTTQEKKLVKQETKVKHAPQTKVEECPEIEKFIPYDPLEFEKYSIPEDLILLSGFALPGLACFSPPPHMCEVDLEQFDPLPNLSPVKMSKHSDCCSELDAFLQTLDELTIELPPESVTD encoded by the exons ATGGCCAACATAATCTTCGCAGAGCGAGAAAATGCATGTCTTCATCCACCTGCTTTGAAGATGAGACAGCGGCTTCAGTCTGCTCCAG AGAAACTCTTGAAATCTCCTATGATAGCCAAAACCTTTAATACTCCCCTGCCATCTAGTCGCAAGGCATTTGGTGCCATCAACAAAAAAATCTCAACCCCTGCTGTCACCACACAAGAGAAGAAACTTGTAAAGCAG GAAACAAAAGTCAAACATGCTCCTCAGACCAAAGTGGAGGAATGTCCAGAAATTGAGAAGTTCATCCCTTATGACCCACTAG AGTTTGAGAAGTACAGCATACCTGAAGATTTGATTCTCCTCAGTGGCTTTGCTTTGCCTGGACTGGCCTGTTTCTCGCCACCTCCACATATGTGTGAGGTGGATCTGGAACAGTTTGATCCACTCCCAAACCTGTCACCTGTAAAGATGTCAAAACATTCAG ATTGTTGCTCGGAGCTGGATGCCTTTCTTCAAACCCTTGATGAGCTGACCATTGAACTTCCTCCAGAATCTGTTACTGATTGA